One genomic segment of Alicycliphilus denitrificans K601 includes these proteins:
- a CDS encoding EAL and HDOD domain-containing protein, whose amino-acid sequence MSSTADPDSSLSTVPQSGPVDADNLVIIARQAILDEQRAVYGYELFDRNTAADSHTAASDASLLFNALSYAGSEALIGKTIVFVNCTHESLAGGHLELIHPDKVVLEVPTLAAGATPEQIEQMLPTLQSLRTRGFRLAFSQDVLRRAYMGWLPLASFIKLDMQAFKPELAEPLVKFARANSQATLIAEKVETAEQHERMAALGVKLFQGYWFARPALVKAQTIRPSQATIIQLINLVRQQAGTAEIEDLLKKDPTLSFNLLRFINSSGFGLSCEITSFRHAVMILGLKKMFRWAALLLTTSRKDGAPPAVGQTAVVRGRLMELLAAELLPPEECDNAFVVGVFSLLDTMLGIPMKRALESVALPEPVLDALLRNQGVFAPFLELTRACESGDDEAFARTAEALHLSNRQVNWAHLQALAWADSMTAEA is encoded by the coding sequence ATGTCCAGTACCGCAGACCCCGACTCATCGCTGTCCACCGTGCCGCAAAGCGGCCCGGTGGATGCAGACAACCTCGTGATCATCGCGCGCCAGGCCATCCTGGACGAGCAGCGTGCCGTCTACGGATACGAGCTGTTCGACCGCAACACCGCCGCCGACTCCCACACCGCGGCCAGCGACGCGTCGCTGCTGTTCAACGCCCTGTCCTACGCCGGCTCCGAGGCGCTGATCGGCAAGACGATCGTCTTCGTCAACTGCACGCATGAAAGCCTGGCCGGCGGCCACCTGGAGCTGATCCACCCCGACAAGGTGGTGCTGGAGGTGCCCACGCTGGCCGCGGGCGCCACGCCCGAGCAGATCGAGCAGATGCTGCCCACGCTGCAGTCGCTGCGCACGCGTGGCTTCCGGCTGGCCTTCAGCCAGGACGTGCTGCGGCGCGCCTACATGGGCTGGCTGCCGCTGGCCTCGTTCATCAAGCTGGACATGCAGGCCTTCAAGCCCGAGTTGGCCGAGCCGCTGGTGAAGTTCGCACGCGCCAATTCCCAGGCCACCCTGATCGCCGAGAAGGTGGAGACGGCCGAGCAGCACGAGCGCATGGCCGCCCTGGGCGTGAAGCTGTTCCAGGGCTACTGGTTCGCCCGCCCGGCGCTGGTCAAGGCGCAGACCATACGCCCGTCGCAGGCGACCATCATCCAGCTCATCAACCTGGTGCGCCAGCAGGCCGGCACGGCCGAGATCGAGGACCTGCTCAAGAAGGACCCCACCCTGTCCTTCAACCTGCTGCGCTTCATCAACTCCTCGGGGTTCGGCCTGTCGTGCGAGATCACCTCGTTCCGCCACGCGGTGATGATCCTGGGGCTTAAGAAAATGTTCCGCTGGGCGGCGCTGCTGCTGACCACCTCGCGCAAGGACGGCGCGCCACCCGCCGTGGGCCAGACCGCCGTGGTGCGCGGGCGCCTCATGGAACTGCTCGCGGCCGAGCTGCTGCCGCCCGAGGAATGCGACAACGCCTTCGTGGTGGGCGTGTTCTCGCTGCTCGACACCATGCTGGGCATACCCATGAAGCGTGCGCTCGAGAGCGTGGCTCTGCCCGAGCCGGTGCTCGACGCGCTGCTGCGCAACCAGGGCGTGTTCGCCCCCTTCCTGGAGCTCACGCGCGCCTGCGAGAGCGGCGACGACGAAGCCTTCGCGCGCACGGCCGAGGCGCTGCACTTGTCCAACCGCCAGGTCAACTGGGCCCATCTGCAGGCCCTGGCCTGGGCCGACAGCATGACCGCAGAGGCGTAG
- a CDS encoding Bug family tripartite tricarboxylate transporter substrate binding protein, giving the protein MTDSLRRRLLAALPLTLLPWAASAQPAAPWPARPIRMVVAYPAGGVSDVVARALGEKLAQRLGTPVVVENKAGAGGTIGMDAVAKAAPDGYTLGFSAISPLVLNPHLGKSPFDPERDIAPVASVMYSPVLLLGTQALQARDFQGLLAGARAHPGQVRWATSGLASLGHIMLEHIMQGAGVQITHVPYKGGGQQLNDALSGQFEVLSTNAGPAVMQHIQAGKLHPLAVGAPRRLESLPDVPTLQELKLPAANLNSVFGIFAPAGTPAPILERLNAEINRALAQPDVKVRLEASDNVPTGGTAAQFQRQIAAESESNARIIRAAGIRLN; this is encoded by the coding sequence ATGACCGATTCCCTGCGCCGGCGCCTGCTGGCCGCCTTGCCCCTGACCCTGCTGCCCTGGGCCGCCAGCGCCCAGCCCGCCGCCCCGTGGCCCGCCCGGCCCATCCGCATGGTCGTCGCCTATCCCGCGGGCGGCGTCAGCGACGTGGTGGCGCGCGCGCTGGGCGAGAAGCTGGCGCAGCGCCTGGGTACGCCCGTGGTGGTGGAGAACAAGGCCGGCGCTGGCGGCACCATAGGCATGGACGCGGTGGCCAAGGCCGCGCCCGACGGCTATACGCTGGGCTTTTCCGCCATCAGCCCGCTGGTACTCAACCCGCACCTGGGCAAGTCGCCGTTCGATCCCGAGCGCGACATCGCGCCCGTGGCCAGCGTGATGTATTCGCCCGTGCTGCTGCTGGGCACGCAGGCCCTGCAGGCGCGTGATTTCCAGGGCCTGCTGGCCGGCGCCAGGGCGCACCCGGGGCAGGTGCGCTGGGCCACCTCGGGCCTGGCGTCGCTGGGGCACATCATGCTCGAACACATCATGCAGGGCGCGGGCGTGCAGATCACGCACGTGCCCTACAAGGGGGGCGGCCAGCAGCTCAACGACGCCCTGAGCGGGCAGTTCGAGGTGCTGTCCACCAACGCCGGGCCGGCCGTGATGCAGCACATCCAGGCGGGCAAGCTGCACCCGCTGGCCGTGGGGGCGCCCAGGCGCCTGGAGTCGCTGCCCGACGTACCCACGCTGCAGGAGCTCAAGCTGCCCGCGGCCAACCTGAACTCGGTGTTCGGCATCTTCGCGCCGGCCGGCACGCCCGCCCCCATCCTGGAGCGCCTGAATGCCGAGATCAACCGCGCCCTGGCGCAGCCGGACGTCAAGGTGCGCCTGGAGGCATCGGACAACGTGCCCACGGGCGGGACGGCGGCGCAGTTCCAGCGGCAGATCGCCGCCGAGTCCGAGAGCAACGCGCGCATCATCCGCGCGGCTGGCATCCGGCTCAACTAA
- a CDS encoding PAS domain-containing protein: protein MRINLPVTASEFTFDERDTLVSVTDTSGSITYCNHAFIHVSGYAREELLGQPHNMIRHPDMPAEAFRDMWETIASGRPWTGLVKNRRKNGDFYWVQANVTPMREGDRITGLLSVRTQPMHEQVQAVQALYATMRAQAEAGQQFVRTGSCALPAPDADPATLADDVSAPLPSVVNAMKHDLTLLRRGEMLVVHCLAGRVPAAVRGHDPAQDHLTQERKPMTINTTLNKVAASVPECLAAGYVDTASGMLLAIKTVDSHPREVIDLVAAATADLFNGPNVPLIERMFKKSRGLQDNDDHHYFQEIIVNSDNLIHVCLRGKTQPDYVAVFVCLRTANLGMALTKARIAMPELEAAL from the coding sequence ATGCGCATCAACCTGCCCGTCACCGCCAGCGAATTCACCTTCGACGAGCGCGACACCCTGGTCTCGGTCACCGACACCAGCGGCAGCATCACCTACTGCAACCACGCGTTCATCCACGTGAGCGGCTACGCCCGCGAGGAGCTGCTGGGCCAGCCCCACAACATGATCCGCCACCCCGACATGCCCGCGGAGGCCTTCCGCGACATGTGGGAGACCATCGCGTCGGGCCGGCCGTGGACGGGCCTCGTGAAGAACCGGCGCAAGAACGGCGACTTCTACTGGGTGCAGGCCAACGTCACGCCCATGCGCGAAGGCGACCGCATCACCGGCCTCCTGTCGGTGCGCACGCAGCCCATGCACGAGCAGGTGCAGGCCGTGCAGGCGCTCTACGCAACGATGCGCGCCCAGGCCGAGGCGGGCCAGCAGTTCGTGCGCACGGGCAGTTGCGCGCTGCCCGCGCCCGATGCCGATCCCGCCACGCTGGCAGACGACGTGTCCGCGCCCCTGCCCAGCGTGGTCAACGCGATGAAGCATGACCTGACCCTGCTGCGCCGGGGCGAGATGCTGGTCGTGCATTGCCTGGCCGGCAGAGTTCCTGCAGCGGTACGAGGACACGATCCTGCGCAAGATCATTTGACCCAAGAAAGAAAACCCATGACGATCAATACAACACTCAACAAGGTCGCCGCATCCGTTCCGGAATGCTTGGCCGCGGGCTACGTGGACACCGCATCGGGCATGCTGCTCGCCATCAAGACGGTGGACTCCCATCCACGCGAGGTCATCGACCTCGTGGCCGCCGCCACAGCCGATCTGTTCAACGGTCCCAACGTGCCGTTGATCGAGCGCATGTTCAAGAAGTCGCGCGGCCTGCAGGACAACGACGACCACCACTATTTTCAGGAAATCATCGTCAACAGCGACAACCTGATCCACGTGTGCCTGCGCGGCAAGACCCAGCCCGACTACGTCGCCGTCTTCGTGTGCCTCCGCACCGCCAACCTGGGCATGGCGCTCACCAAAGCGCGGATCGCCATGCCCGAACTGGAGGCCGCCCTCTAG
- a CDS encoding winged helix-turn-helix transcriptional regulator, with product MASASYRQFCPVAMAAEVLCCRWTLLVVRELMMGSSHFNDLRRGVPRMSSALLAKRLRELEAAGIVERTRAAGAAEGHVYRLTQAGRELRPIVEAVGAWGQRWVKTEATLRHLDANLLMWDIRRHVHPEPAPAARTTIEFIFCDRPLSERNYWLIVEPACDVDLCTVDPGFEVDLYVSTDLRTLTALWLGHVGWAQASGSGAIRFMGTPERQSALRRWLGTSTFAAVPRAVG from the coding sequence ATGGCCTCAGCCAGCTACCGCCAGTTCTGCCCCGTGGCCATGGCCGCGGAGGTGCTGTGCTGCCGCTGGACGTTGCTGGTGGTGCGCGAGCTGATGATGGGATCCAGCCACTTCAACGACCTGCGCCGCGGCGTGCCGCGCATGTCGTCGGCGCTGCTGGCCAAGCGCCTCAGGGAACTGGAGGCGGCTGGCATCGTGGAGCGCACGCGGGCGGCGGGCGCGGCCGAGGGGCATGTCTACCGCCTGACGCAGGCCGGCCGGGAACTGCGCCCCATCGTCGAGGCGGTGGGCGCATGGGGCCAGCGCTGGGTGAAGACCGAGGCCACGTTGCGCCACCTGGACGCCAACCTGCTGATGTGGGACATCCGCCGCCACGTCCACCCGGAGCCGGCGCCGGCGGCGCGCACCACGATCGAGTTTATCTTCTGCGACCGCCCGCTGTCCGAGCGCAACTACTGGCTGATCGTGGAGCCCGCGTGCGACGTGGACCTGTGCACGGTGGACCCCGGCTTCGAGGTCGACCTGTACGTGAGCACCGACCTGCGCACCCTCACCGCGCTGTGGCTGGGCCACGTGGGCTGGGCCCAGGCCAGCGGTAGCGGCGCCATCCGCTTCATGGGGACGCCGGAGCGCCAGAGCGCGTTGCGCCGCTGGCTGGGAACGAGCACGTTTGCCGCCGTGCCCCGGGCCGTCGGCTGA
- the ruvC gene encoding crossover junction endodeoxyribonuclease RuvC — protein MRILGIDPGLQTTGFGVVDVDGQRLAYVASGTIRTTGLALGDLPGRLKLLFDGITEVAARYRPDAAAVEIVFVNVNPQSTLLLGQARGAALTALVNADLPVAEYTALQMKKAVVGHGRAAKSQVQEMVRRLLALPGLPGTDAADALGLAITHAHAGAAMARVGAVAQLSRRQHAMYKGGRSY, from the coding sequence ATGAGAATCCTGGGAATCGACCCCGGCCTGCAGACCACGGGCTTTGGCGTGGTGGACGTGGACGGCCAGCGGCTGGCCTACGTGGCCAGCGGCACCATACGCACGACCGGGCTGGCGCTGGGCGACCTGCCGGGCCGGCTCAAGCTGCTGTTCGACGGCATCACCGAGGTCGCGGCGCGCTACCGGCCCGATGCGGCGGCGGTGGAGATCGTCTTCGTCAACGTCAACCCCCAGTCCACCCTGCTGCTGGGCCAGGCGCGCGGCGCGGCGCTCACGGCGCTGGTGAACGCCGACCTGCCCGTGGCCGAGTACACGGCGCTGCAGATGAAGAAGGCCGTGGTCGGCCACGGCCGCGCGGCCAAGTCGCAGGTGCAGGAGATGGTGCGCCGCCTGCTCGCCCTGCCCGGCCTGCCGGGCACCGACGCGGCCGACGCGCTGGGCCTGGCCATCACCCACGCCCACGCCGGCGCGGCCATGGCGCGCGTGGGGGCGGTGGCGCAGCTCTCGCGGCGCCAGCACGCCATGTACAAGGGCGGGCGCAGCTATTGA
- a CDS encoding IS3 family transposase (programmed frameshift) encodes MKKSRFSEAQIVGILKEVEMGAKVGETCRKHGISEPTYYKWKSQFSGMTVSHLAQLRQLQDENAKLKRMYADLALMHHALKDVVGSKALTPERRKMVVQTLVDEHGMSERRACQASGIARSTLRYRAVARDDSGVIAFIQTHMALNPRHGFGLLYDSARHQGKPWGKTVLWRVYCELRLNLPRRGKKRLPARIKQPLQAAGQPNQGWSCDFMADALWSGRRFRTFNVIDEFNREGLRIEVDTSLPAARVIRALNELVEVRGAPLSIRLDNGPEFIAHALAQWAQSKGIALNHIQPGKPTQNAYVERFNKTYRTEVLDCYVFDSLQEVRDMTADWLHRYNHHRPHEALGRIPPVEYRVKLFPNLYF; translated from the exons GTGAAAAAATCCAGATTCAGCGAAGCCCAGATAGTGGGCATCCTCAAAGAAGTCGAGATGGGTGCCAAGGTCGGTGAGACGTGCAGAAAGCACGGCATCAGCGAGCCGACGTACTACAAGTGGAAGAGTCAGTTCTCGGGCATGACGGTCTCTCACCTGGCGCAGCTTCGCCAACTGCAGGACGAGAACGCCAAGCTCAAGCGTATGTACGCCGACCTGGCGCTGATGCACCACGCGCTCAAGGATGTCGTTG GATCGAAAGCTCTGACCCCGGAGCGTCGCAAGATGGTCGTTCAAACCCTCGTGGACGAGCACGGCATGAGCGAGCGACGTGCCTGCCAGGCCAGCGGCATCGCCCGCTCCACCCTGCGCTACCGAGCCGTTGCGCGCGACGACTCCGGGGTCATCGCCTTCATCCAGACGCACATGGCGCTCAACCCGCGTCACGGCTTTGGCCTGCTGTACGACAGTGCCCGTCACCAAGGCAAGCCCTGGGGCAAGACGGTGCTCTGGCGTGTGTACTGCGAACTGCGGCTGAACCTGCCACGGCGCGGCAAGAAGCGGCTGCCCGCGCGCATCAAACAGCCACTACAGGCCGCTGGCCAACCCAACCAGGGCTGGAGCTGCGACTTCATGGCCGATGCGCTGTGGTCCGGCAGGCGGTTTAGGACCTTCAACGTCATCGACGAGTTCAACCGCGAAGGCTTGCGCATCGAGGTCGACACCAGCCTGCCGGCTGCTCGCGTCATCCGGGCCTTGAACGAACTGGTGGAAGTACGCGGTGCACCGCTGTCGATTCGCTTGGACAACGGCCCGGAGTTCATCGCCCATGCTTTAGCGCAATGGGCGCAGAGCAAGGGCATTGCTCTCAATCACATCCAGCCCGGAAAGCCCACGCAGAACGCCTATGTCGAACGATTCAACAAGACCTACCGTACCGAGGTGCTCGATTGCTACGTCTTCGACAGCCTGCAGGAGGTGCGTGACATGACGGCCGACTGGCTGCACCGATACAACCACCATCGACCCCACGAAGCCCTCGGCCGAATCCCACCGGTCGAATACCGTGTCAAACTGTTCCCCAACCTCTACTTCTGA
- the mtgA gene encoding monofunctional biosynthetic peptidoglycan transglycosylase has translation MRALLRWIALVLLALLALQLFFVARIAAMAVLAPESTSFQRSEAWAQLRQDGGLRWRQQWLPYAQISDHLKRAVVTSEDDNFVNHDGVDWDAIERAWERNARAEALAAKAPATRAPRIRGGSTITQQLAKNLLLSGERNYVRKGQEFVLTLLLEQLLSKRRILEIYLNSVEWGTGIFGAEAAAQHYFKKSARQLTAPEAARLAVMLPAPKRFEKTPNSAYLAGRTRTIVARMGNAELP, from the coding sequence ATGCGAGCCCTGCTGCGCTGGATCGCCCTGGTGCTGCTGGCCCTGCTGGCGCTGCAGCTGTTCTTCGTGGCGCGCATCGCGGCCATGGCCGTGCTGGCCCCGGAATCGACCAGCTTCCAGCGCTCCGAGGCCTGGGCGCAGCTGCGCCAGGACGGCGGCCTGCGCTGGCGCCAGCAGTGGCTGCCCTACGCCCAGATCTCCGACCACCTCAAGCGCGCCGTGGTCACGTCGGAGGACGACAACTTCGTCAACCACGACGGCGTGGACTGGGACGCCATCGAGCGTGCCTGGGAGCGCAACGCGCGCGCCGAGGCCCTGGCCGCCAAGGCGCCCGCCACGCGCGCGCCGCGCATCCGCGGCGGCTCCACCATCACCCAGCAGCTGGCCAAGAACCTGCTGCTGTCGGGCGAGCGCAACTACGTGCGCAAGGGGCAGGAATTCGTGCTCACGCTGCTGCTGGAGCAGCTGCTGAGCAAACGGCGCATCCTGGAGATCTACCTCAACAGCGTGGAATGGGGCACGGGCATCTTCGGCGCCGAGGCCGCCGCCCAGCACTACTTCAAGAAAAGCGCCCGCCAGCTCACCGCCCCCGAGGCCGCCCGCCTGGCCGTCATGCTGCCCGCGCCCAAGCGCTTCGAGAAAACGCCGAACTCGGCATACCTGGCCGGGCGCACGCGCACCATCGTGGCGCGGATGGGGAATGCCGAGCTGCCTTGA
- the aroE gene encoding shikimate dehydrogenase encodes MTTTPDLYCVMGNPIAHSRSPWIHARFAALTGQHLRYERRLVPIDGFARALRDFAAEGGRGCNITVPFKLEAAQLATHRSERVQLAGAANTLSLRDGAIHADNTDGLGLVADIEQGAGVPLAGRDVLLVGAGGAAAGVLGPLLRRQPRRIAVVNRTAARAQALVASHAALASLQKTELLALDMQAPAADFDIIINATASSLEGAAAPVPASVLRPGSLAYDMMYGPAAQGFLDWAAQHGAQPRDGLGMLVEQAAEAFLIWRGLRPPSAQVLAELRAAIAAGA; translated from the coding sequence ATGACGACCACCCCCGACCTCTATTGCGTGATGGGAAACCCCATCGCCCACAGCCGCTCCCCCTGGATACACGCGCGCTTCGCCGCGCTCACGGGCCAGCACCTGCGCTACGAACGCCGCCTCGTGCCCATCGACGGCTTCGCCCGGGCGCTGCGCGACTTCGCCGCCGAGGGCGGGCGCGGCTGCAACATCACCGTGCCCTTCAAGCTCGAAGCCGCGCAGCTGGCCACCCACCGCAGCGAACGCGTGCAGCTGGCCGGCGCGGCCAACACCCTCAGCTTGCGGGACGGCGCCATCCACGCCGACAACACCGACGGCCTGGGCCTGGTGGCCGACATCGAGCAAGGCGCCGGCGTGCCGCTGGCCGGGCGCGACGTGCTGCTGGTGGGCGCGGGCGGCGCGGCCGCGGGCGTGCTCGGGCCGCTGCTGCGGCGCCAGCCCCGCCGCATCGCCGTGGTGAACCGCACGGCCGCGCGCGCCCAGGCCCTGGTGGCCAGCCACGCGGCGCTCGCATCACTACAAAAAACAGAGCTGCTGGCGCTTGACATGCAAGCGCCAGCGGCCGATTTCGACATCATCATCAACGCCACCGCCAGCAGCCTGGAAGGCGCCGCAGCCCCCGTGCCCGCCAGCGTGCTGCGCCCCGGCAGCCTGGCCTACGACATGATGTACGGCCCCGCCGCGCAAGGCTTCCTGGACTGGGCCGCGCAGCACGGCGCCCAGCCGCGCGACGGCCTGGGCATGCTGGTGGAACAGGCGGCCGAGGCCTTCCTGATCTGGCGCGGCCTGCGCCCGCCCTCCGCCCAGGTGCTGGCCGAGCTGCGCGCGGCCATCGCCGCGGGCGCCTGA
- a CDS encoding TonB family protein, protein MNIASTLRRLSTLQIALGLSIAIHALLLTVRFVDPERFDRVFQDTPLEVILVNAKSGERPDKAQAIAQASLAGGGDAAKGRATSPLPYSALTSIGDDLEEAQRRMDQMLEQQTQLLAQVRQQLAILPKPDPRKASEHAENQAQEEKRRQLVKLLAEIEKRINEENARPRKRYISPATREEVYAVYYDQLRRKVEDKGTQNFPEQGGKKLYGELIMIVTVNHDGRVLETEVVQGSGNRQLDRRAEAIARAAGPFGHFGPAMRAKADQIAVVSRFKFTREQILETAVR, encoded by the coding sequence GTGAACATCGCCTCCACGCTCCGCCGCCTGAGCACCCTGCAGATCGCGCTGGGCCTGTCCATCGCCATCCACGCGCTGCTGCTCACGGTGCGCTTCGTCGACCCGGAGCGCTTCGACCGCGTGTTCCAGGACACGCCGCTGGAGGTCATCCTGGTCAACGCCAAGTCCGGCGAACGCCCGGACAAGGCCCAGGCCATCGCCCAGGCCTCGCTCGCCGGCGGGGGCGACGCCGCCAAGGGGCGCGCCACCAGCCCCCTGCCCTATTCGGCCCTGACCTCCATTGGCGACGACCTGGAGGAAGCGCAGCGCAGGATGGACCAGATGCTGGAGCAGCAGACCCAGCTACTGGCCCAGGTGCGCCAGCAGCTGGCCATCCTGCCCAAGCCCGACCCGCGCAAGGCGAGCGAACACGCTGAAAACCAGGCCCAGGAGGAAAAGCGCCGCCAGCTCGTGAAGCTGCTGGCCGAGATCGAAAAGCGCATCAACGAAGAGAACGCCCGCCCGCGCAAGCGCTACATCAGCCCCGCCACGCGCGAGGAGGTGTACGCCGTGTACTACGACCAGTTGCGCCGCAAGGTGGAGGACAAGGGCACGCAGAACTTCCCCGAGCAGGGCGGCAAGAAACTCTATGGCGAGCTGATCATGATCGTGACCGTGAACCACGACGGCCGCGTGCTCGAAACCGAGGTCGTGCAGGGCTCGGGCAACCGCCAGCTGGACCGCCGCGCCGAGGCCATCGCGCGCGCGGCCGGGCCGTTCGGCCACTTCGGCCCGGCCATGCGCGCCAAGGCCGACCAGATCGCCGTCGTCTCGCGCTTCAAGTTCACGCGCGAGCAGATCCTGGAAACCGCCGTCCGCTGA
- a CDS encoding ribonuclease catalytic domain-containing protein — protein sequence MHALFDDAGKFLAGRILSEAESSAQIELDSGKRVKVKAANILLKFDKPAPAELLAQARETAASIELPLAWEFAPEDEFGFADLAREYFSASAPVAEQAGMLLALYEAPHYFRRAGKGRFRKAPAEILQQALAAIEKKKQVQAQIEAWAGELAAGRCPQPIREQLYKILFRPDKNAPEYKAVVEASRTAHQAPLALLQAAGAIDSPYQFHWKRFLFENFPKGTGFPPLAAPQPPQDLPLAPVQAYSIDDSATTEIDDALSVQGLGTGTVTLGIHIAAPGLAIQPGGDLDKVGRQRLSTVYMPGYKITMLPDEVVQIYTLDAGRANPAVSLYVTIDEATLAITGTETRLERVPVTVNLRHDQLDHIVTEAWLQDASVQHENTPQPLLDLREQLSFLHRLAKQLKAGREQVRGKPETFNRPDYNFRLEGNGKAEPTGSETVRITTRQRGAPLDLIVAEAAIVANSTWGQMLAEHGVPGIYRSQASLAPGIKVRMGTKALPHAGIGVKSYAWATSPLRRYVDLVNQWQIIACARHGKTAALAAPFKPKDAELFSIISSFDATYGAYNGYQAGMERFWTLKYLQQNQVAELDATVIKDGMNGDFLVRADTLPLVLPVLGAQGLPRGARVRVKLGAIDEITLDVNGTLLARLDDPADQSDDGPVDEDEEEAVAGPIAIAVDIDETDGTGTEAGAGQPG from the coding sequence ATGCATGCACTGTTCGACGACGCCGGCAAGTTCCTTGCCGGCCGCATCCTTTCCGAGGCCGAAAGCTCGGCGCAGATCGAGCTCGACTCGGGTAAACGCGTCAAGGTCAAGGCCGCCAACATACTGTTGAAGTTCGACAAGCCCGCCCCGGCCGAGCTGCTGGCGCAGGCGCGCGAGACCGCCGCCTCCATCGAGCTGCCGCTGGCCTGGGAGTTCGCGCCCGAGGACGAGTTCGGCTTCGCCGACCTGGCGCGCGAGTACTTCTCCGCGAGCGCCCCCGTGGCCGAGCAGGCCGGCATGCTGCTGGCGCTGTACGAGGCGCCGCACTACTTCCGCCGCGCGGGCAAGGGGCGCTTCAGGAAGGCGCCGGCCGAGATCCTGCAGCAGGCCCTGGCCGCCATCGAGAAGAAGAAGCAGGTCCAGGCGCAGATCGAGGCCTGGGCGGGCGAGCTGGCGGCCGGCCGCTGCCCGCAGCCCATCCGCGAGCAGCTCTACAAGATACTGTTTCGCCCCGACAAGAACGCGCCCGAGTACAAGGCCGTGGTCGAGGCCAGCCGCACGGCGCACCAGGCGCCGCTGGCGCTGCTGCAGGCGGCGGGCGCCATCGATTCGCCCTACCAGTTCCACTGGAAGCGCTTCCTGTTCGAGAACTTCCCCAAGGGCACGGGCTTTCCCCCGCTGGCCGCGCCGCAGCCGCCGCAGGATCTGCCGCTCGCGCCGGTGCAGGCCTACTCCATCGACGATTCGGCCACCACCGAGATCGACGACGCCCTCTCCGTGCAGGGCCTGGGCACGGGCACCGTCACGCTGGGCATCCACATCGCCGCGCCCGGCCTGGCGATCCAGCCCGGGGGCGACCTGGACAAGGTGGGCCGCCAGCGCCTGTCCACCGTCTACATGCCCGGCTACAAGATCACCATGCTGCCCGACGAGGTGGTGCAGATCTACACGCTGGACGCGGGCCGCGCCAACCCGGCCGTGTCGCTCTACGTGACCATCGACGAGGCGACGCTCGCCATCACCGGCACCGAGACGCGCCTGGAGCGCGTACCCGTGACGGTGAACCTGCGCCACGACCAGCTCGACCACATCGTCACCGAGGCCTGGCTGCAGGACGCCTCCGTTCAGCACGAAAACACGCCCCAGCCCTTGCTGGACCTGCGCGAGCAGCTATCATTCCTGCACCGCTTGGCAAAGCAGCTGAAGGCCGGGCGCGAGCAGGTGCGCGGCAAGCCCGAGACCTTCAACCGCCCGGACTACAACTTCCGCCTGGAGGGCAACGGCAAGGCCGAGCCGACGGGCAGCGAGACGGTGCGCATCACCACGCGCCAGCGCGGCGCGCCGCTGGACCTGATCGTGGCCGAGGCCGCCATCGTCGCCAACAGCACCTGGGGCCAGATGCTGGCCGAGCACGGCGTGCCCGGCATCTACCGCAGCCAGGCCAGCCTGGCGCCCGGCATCAAGGTGCGCATGGGCACCAAGGCCCTGCCGCACGCGGGCATCGGCGTGAAGAGCTACGCCTGGGCCACGTCGCCGCTGCGCCGCTACGTGGACCTGGTGAACCAGTGGCAGATCATCGCCTGCGCGCGCCACGGCAAGACGGCCGCGCTGGCCGCGCCCTTCAAACCGAAGGACGCCGAGCTGTTCTCCATCATTAGCAGCTTCGACGCCACCTACGGCGCCTACAACGGCTACCAGGCGGGCATGGAGCGCTTCTGGACGCTCAAGTACCTGCAGCAGAACCAGGTCGCCGAGCTGGACGCCACGGTCATCAAGGACGGCATGAACGGCGACTTCCTCGTGCGCGCCGACACCCTGCCCCTGGTGCTGCCCGTGCTGGGCGCCCAGGGCCTGCCGCGCGGCGCGCGCGTGCGCGTGAAGCTGGGCGCCATCGACGAGATCACGCTGGACGTGAACGGCACGCTGCTCGCGCGCCTGGACGACCCGGCCGACCAGAGCGACGACGGCCCCGTGGACGAGGACGAGGAAGAAGCCGTGGCAGGGCCTATCGCCATCGCGGTGGACATCGACGAAACCGATGGGACGGGTACCGAGGCCGGCGCCGGCCAGCCGGGATAA